Proteins co-encoded in one Pseudarthrobacter chlorophenolicus A6 genomic window:
- a CDS encoding non-ribosomal peptide synthetase — MSHNALNSPARPASPRLDLTQAQRGIWYAQKLAPENPMFQIGQFVEITGPLDHGVLAAALEQGIAGTEALTMAFSEDKDGPFQYPRPRPAILEVTDLAGATDPEAQARALMDADLALPRDPSSDHMLHTELIRLAPERHFFYQRVHHLLLDGYSAVLVLRRVAELYNTILANDGGGQATGEGAGFARFADLLAAEAGYAGSDGAATDRAFWDGELAEAPPATGLAGRPNGAAGSLIRASVALPSAAAMALEGAPASAPALVLTTASLYLHRITGERTVSVALPVTARRGHLAKSTPSMLSNIVPVKLTVDPGETVAATAAAVGRTLRGALVHQRFRYEDLDTGGGYLGPAVNILPVLDTIAFGEARGAMNILSTGPIDDLSIVVHGLGAGGAAPQPTVQFEANAAMYTQDVLAGHLDRFVRLLEHVATRPDAVVADLAVTTPAEEQQLLAAGQAHGQHLPGHTIVEEFQQNAAAQPDQTAVVATEGTLTFAELESRSNQLARFLAGHGAGPGSTVAVRLDRGLLLPIALLAILKCGAAYLPLDPDYPAGRVEGMLHDAAPLRILTSAAFTAAGSAEGNPPAPGHEELATDVPVTVLDSALMEACLAGKDGSAPPPAAGQQDLAYVIFTSGSTGRPKGVGVEHLALLNLYTSHRDTIFAPAEARLGRKLRVAHTAGLSFDASWDPILWLVAGHVLHLVDNGTRRDPEALSAYLAEAGIDSIETTPSFAKVLVAGGLFDQERHPSVVALGGEAVDTQLWEDLAGRNGVVAYNFYGPTETTVDSLTAVMEAGTAPTLGGSVANTRHYILDSGLNPVPDNAVGELYVAGINLARGYLDQPGLSSERFVADPFALDGSRMYRTGDIVRRRDDGTLEFRGRLDGQVKIRGFRIEPAEIEQVLRALPGVDQAAVTVGTNRAGYDQLLAYVTPASTSDGGPQHPLDTADLRRQARRHLPDYMVPATVTSIPVLPLTPNGKLDVQALPVPEQDTSATTPRNEPERIVAAAFRDVLGLESVGLEDDFFDLGGHSLLATRLVALLRDRTGTAPALRTVFEKTTVAALAETLDLGTAPARPLAAVTRPAVLPLSFAQRRLWFLNRLDPAAGTYNIPVVLDLRGPLDVAALAAALGEVTDRHETLRTVFPLVDGEPAQRILPPAEGRPSLVAVECSTTGLPDALAAETGRGFDLGRDLPLRAVLFQLAPDHHVLAVTLHHIAADGWSLAPLARDLSVAYNHLAAGTDVELPPLPVQYADYTLWQRSELGSESDPESPISRQLEFWARELRGAPEELLLPFDRARGTSGDAAHPDGGPASSVSLNIGRETAERLNTLAREHNASLFMVLQAAFAALLTKTGAGDDIPLGTPVAGRTDTQLDSLVGFFVNTLVLRTNTSGNPTAGELVESVRYTNLHAYANQDAPFERVVEELNPSRSQHRHPLFQVMLTLQNTATTPLAMDGLEATADQAREAAGAKFDLLLDLAERSGGLTGSLAYDPALFNADTAQLLADGFLAVVDQFAADPAVTLDRLRIQSPEQHALVLAHSTAHTSADSYGDGTGQTVVDAFLATAARTPSAPAVVDAGGPAACLTFGRLRQRVESVARGLVALGVQPGDRVAVALPRTADVATAALAVLAAGGVYIPVDLTYPAERIAMILDDGGPALVLAAPEGPGQAGPVPAARTVTLEMLIAAGTGIAHADLAGRRPAPDDLAYVLFTSGSTGRPKGVAVSHGALANLYSHHLRTLYTPRFEAARGATVSVAHIAGLGFDAAWDPMLWLVAGAELHIVADDVRTNAQALASYCRAHAIGVLETTPTYAGQLLQFGLGAQPASPAADTGQPLPLLLLLGGEAVPAGLWATLSGMPGVDAWNFYGPTEFTVDSSTARIQGSRPTIGTGIANTGTLVLDQHLALVPLGIPGELYLAGPGMARGYHQRPGETASRFVANPYAKDGSRMYRTGDLVRRTGDGTLEFVARNDEQVKVRGFRVEPGEIEAALAAHDQVDRAVVLPDGEPAQRLIAYYTGTAAPEDIRTHAAERLPDYMVPAILMPIPDIPLTPHGKLDRKALPAPAVSTARVGAAPHTPDEHAMAAAFAAVLAVDNVSMGDDFFALGGHSLLAIDLMARIRIAFGRELPLRTLFDAPTPAGLLAALRPGTADTGTGTIEAGNADAPGIAANTATAGAEVMPLGEWLDTAGATRPEHLELSHAQARMWFLNQLDPGAADYNISLAVRLTGALDEQALASAVKALFHRHEVLRTVYPETGGVPGQHILATGNASWMNLALSTATSEDNLREELQAQASRGFDVRTEVPLRAGLIRIHAEAGESAQEAEPQWVLHLVIHHIAGDGASLAPLARDLSAAYSAALASADGEPATQALAPLPLQYADFSAWQRQQLAGPALAEKVGHWRHALAGLPPELMLPADHQRPRTARQPGGQVGFRVSPESVAALSTLASSSNASLFMALHAGLAGYLLRTGAGEDLVIGSPTAGRADPLLAPMVGFFVNTLPLRVNAAGDPGLRTLLDRSRASILDAFDHDDVPFERLVEAVAPERELGRHPLFQTMLTVDSDVPAVPQLPGVTVVPEPEAGTGEAKFDLSFTLRPDAEGGLAGTLDYNSAMFESATAQRLAAGFTRLLDLAASAPDVPLSALPLLEEHEARDLVAATSGSHAGTAALGAGPAPGQAPGHADQDIPAAFAAAVRATPDAVALVSDAGSLSFADLEASAERVAAGLTAAGAGGGLVSVMLPRSAGTVEGLLGVLLAGSAYNPIDTAYPDNRVAAILEDAAPEAVLTSSAVAPRLSGILAGLDLEPRLLLIEDLAHSTAQVPMPNRARDPRELASVMFTSGSTGRPKGVEVSHGALAALLASHRETLLAGISRRKVAHTTGVGFDASWDPILWLAAGHELHLLSDDLRRDPSALAGYFVRQGISAWETTPGYLHQLLAEPGFAAHLANHPRGREAFSLALGGEAFDAGLWTSVAALAGVRAWNLYGPTEATVDTVVASVADSDAPVLGRPTARTRLYVLDDRLQHALPGAAGELYIAGAQLARGYRGRPDLTAERFVPDPFHGGGERMYRTGDVVYRHPDGRLVFAGRNDGQLKIRGFRVEPGEVESVLRAAPGVRAAVVRAVGEGSAARLAGYVVASGDAAEDLPDAVRRHAQAALPDYMVPSVVMVIPEVPLTPHGKVDANALPDASTAGRSGGRAPRSPQEKTVAGIFAEVLTLDRVGVDESFFELGGHSFLAQPLVAKVNAALGTDLQVQSLFRAPTVEGLLLEAANGSRASVADSLRQVLPLRTAGSKAPLFAVHPASGIGWGFASMLGQLDPERPLIGLQMPGMEPGRTSQVEAATLTELADDYIARIRSVQPEGPYHLLGWSFGGYLAHRLATRLQERGHEVAFLAILDAFPDNQEGNTAPGEDQALWASYLEAQGYDLTGEDLAGVDVHRAQEILRANHNPVGTVPTDSVEAMARNFPILARLIRDERPQLFTGDLLFFRATEQVPPGTPGSASWSPFVTGAITDVPVGERHSQLLSDRALRTIMPALAIRLGGGTE, encoded by the coding sequence AAGGTGCGGGTTTTGCGCGGTTCGCGGACCTCCTGGCGGCTGAGGCCGGTTATGCCGGGTCTGACGGCGCCGCAACAGACCGGGCCTTCTGGGACGGCGAGCTTGCCGAAGCGCCTCCTGCCACCGGCCTGGCCGGACGTCCGAACGGTGCCGCGGGGTCCCTGATCCGGGCCTCGGTGGCCCTCCCGTCCGCCGCGGCCATGGCCCTCGAGGGCGCGCCGGCGAGCGCGCCGGCGCTGGTCCTGACCACCGCGTCACTGTACCTGCACCGGATCACCGGTGAGCGCACCGTCTCGGTGGCGCTGCCCGTCACGGCCCGGCGTGGACACCTGGCTAAATCAACGCCGTCAATGCTGTCGAACATCGTGCCTGTGAAGCTGACCGTCGATCCCGGCGAAACCGTCGCCGCCACCGCCGCAGCCGTGGGACGCACCCTCCGTGGTGCCCTGGTCCACCAGCGCTTCCGCTATGAGGACCTGGACACCGGAGGCGGCTACCTGGGCCCAGCGGTCAACATCCTGCCCGTCCTGGACACGATCGCTTTCGGCGAGGCCCGGGGCGCGATGAACATCCTCTCCACCGGGCCAATTGACGATCTCTCCATCGTGGTCCACGGCCTCGGCGCCGGCGGTGCAGCACCGCAGCCCACAGTCCAGTTCGAAGCCAACGCGGCCATGTACACGCAGGATGTGCTGGCCGGCCACCTTGACCGCTTTGTACGCCTGCTTGAACACGTGGCCACCCGCCCCGACGCGGTGGTGGCTGACCTGGCGGTCACCACCCCGGCAGAGGAACAGCAACTGCTCGCGGCGGGCCAGGCTCACGGCCAGCACCTGCCGGGCCACACCATCGTGGAGGAATTCCAGCAGAACGCGGCGGCACAGCCTGATCAGACGGCCGTCGTGGCCACGGAGGGCACCCTCACCTTCGCTGAACTGGAGTCCCGTTCGAACCAGCTGGCGCGGTTCCTGGCCGGGCACGGTGCAGGGCCCGGAAGCACGGTGGCGGTACGGCTGGACCGTGGCCTGTTGCTGCCGATAGCGCTCCTGGCGATCCTCAAGTGCGGCGCCGCCTACCTTCCGCTGGATCCGGACTACCCTGCCGGCCGCGTGGAGGGCATGCTCCACGATGCCGCTCCCCTGAGGATCCTCACTTCAGCAGCGTTTACGGCGGCAGGGTCCGCGGAGGGGAACCCGCCGGCACCCGGACACGAGGAGCTGGCCACGGACGTCCCGGTCACGGTCCTGGACTCTGCCCTGATGGAGGCCTGCCTCGCCGGCAAGGACGGGTCGGCTCCCCCGCCCGCCGCCGGCCAACAGGATCTCGCGTACGTCATTTTCACCTCCGGCTCCACGGGCCGGCCCAAGGGCGTCGGTGTCGAACACCTGGCCCTGCTGAACCTCTACACCTCGCACCGCGACACCATCTTTGCCCCGGCGGAGGCGCGGCTGGGCCGCAAGCTCAGGGTAGCGCACACCGCGGGGCTGTCCTTTGACGCGTCCTGGGACCCCATCCTGTGGCTGGTGGCAGGCCACGTACTTCACCTTGTGGACAACGGCACCCGCCGGGATCCTGAGGCCCTCAGCGCCTATCTGGCCGAGGCCGGCATTGACTCCATCGAGACCACGCCCTCCTTCGCCAAGGTACTGGTGGCCGGCGGACTGTTCGACCAGGAACGGCACCCGTCCGTGGTGGCCCTGGGCGGCGAGGCTGTAGACACCCAGCTGTGGGAAGACCTGGCAGGCCGCAACGGCGTTGTCGCCTACAACTTCTACGGCCCCACCGAAACTACCGTGGACTCGCTGACCGCGGTCATGGAAGCCGGCACCGCACCCACCCTGGGCGGTTCGGTGGCAAACACCCGCCACTACATCCTGGACTCCGGCCTGAACCCGGTTCCGGACAATGCCGTGGGCGAGCTCTACGTTGCCGGCATCAACCTTGCCCGCGGTTACCTGGACCAGCCCGGGCTCAGCTCCGAACGATTCGTGGCGGATCCTTTCGCACTGGACGGCTCGCGGATGTACCGCACCGGAGACATTGTGCGCCGCCGGGACGACGGCACCCTTGAATTCCGGGGGCGGCTGGATGGCCAGGTCAAGATCCGGGGGTTCCGCATTGAACCCGCCGAGATCGAACAGGTGCTGCGCGCCCTGCCCGGCGTAGACCAGGCAGCCGTCACCGTAGGTACCAACCGGGCCGGCTACGACCAGCTCCTGGCATACGTCACGCCAGCGTCCACGTCCGATGGCGGGCCGCAGCATCCGCTGGACACCGCCGACCTTCGGCGGCAGGCACGGCGGCACCTGCCCGACTACATGGTGCCGGCCACCGTCACCAGCATTCCTGTCCTGCCCCTGACACCCAACGGAAAACTGGACGTCCAGGCCTTGCCTGTACCGGAACAGGACACTTCGGCCACTACCCCGCGCAACGAGCCCGAACGGATCGTGGCCGCTGCGTTCCGTGACGTTTTGGGCCTCGAGTCGGTGGGCCTGGAGGACGACTTCTTCGACCTGGGCGGCCACTCACTGCTTGCCACCCGGCTGGTTGCCCTGCTGCGGGACCGCACCGGCACGGCTCCGGCACTCCGCACCGTCTTCGAAAAGACAACAGTGGCGGCCCTCGCCGAAACCCTGGACCTGGGCACGGCTCCGGCCCGGCCGCTGGCTGCCGTCACCCGGCCGGCAGTCCTGCCGCTGTCCTTCGCCCAGCGCCGGCTGTGGTTCCTCAACCGGCTGGATCCCGCGGCCGGGACGTACAACATCCCGGTGGTCCTGGACCTGCGCGGGCCCCTGGACGTCGCGGCCCTGGCTGCGGCCCTCGGCGAAGTAACTGACCGCCACGAGACGCTCCGCACGGTGTTCCCCCTGGTTGACGGCGAACCCGCCCAACGCATCCTGCCGCCGGCAGAGGGGCGGCCATCCTTGGTTGCCGTGGAGTGCTCCACCACCGGGCTGCCGGACGCGCTTGCCGCGGAAACGGGGCGCGGGTTCGACCTGGGCCGGGACCTGCCGTTGCGGGCGGTCCTGTTCCAGCTGGCGCCGGACCACCACGTCCTGGCCGTGACCCTGCACCACATCGCAGCCGACGGCTGGTCCCTGGCACCCCTGGCCCGGGATCTGTCGGTCGCGTACAACCACCTCGCCGCGGGCACGGACGTGGAGCTGCCGCCGCTGCCCGTGCAATATGCCGATTACACGCTCTGGCAGCGTTCCGAACTGGGCAGTGAGTCGGATCCGGAGAGCCCCATCTCGCGGCAGCTGGAGTTCTGGGCACGCGAACTGCGCGGCGCACCGGAGGAGCTGCTGCTGCCCTTTGACCGTGCCCGCGGCACCAGCGGTGACGCTGCGCACCCGGACGGCGGTCCGGCGTCGTCCGTTTCCCTGAACATTGGCCGCGAAACGGCGGAGCGGCTCAACACCCTGGCCCGGGAGCACAACGCCAGCCTGTTCATGGTGCTGCAGGCAGCCTTTGCCGCTTTGCTCACCAAGACCGGCGCCGGCGACGACATTCCGTTGGGCACCCCCGTGGCCGGGCGGACGGACACCCAGCTGGACAGCCTGGTGGGCTTCTTCGTCAACACGCTGGTTTTGCGCACCAATACCTCCGGCAACCCCACCGCCGGTGAACTCGTGGAGAGCGTCCGCTATACCAACCTGCATGCCTACGCCAACCAGGACGCGCCCTTTGAGCGGGTGGTGGAGGAGCTCAACCCTTCCCGCTCGCAGCACCGGCACCCGCTGTTCCAGGTCATGCTGACCCTCCAGAACACCGCCACCACTCCACTGGCCATGGACGGCCTGGAAGCCACGGCGGACCAGGCCCGGGAAGCGGCCGGCGCAAAATTTGACCTGCTCCTGGACCTCGCCGAAAGGTCCGGCGGCCTCACCGGTTCCCTCGCCTACGACCCCGCCCTCTTCAACGCGGACACCGCTCAACTGCTGGCCGACGGCTTCCTGGCCGTTGTGGACCAGTTCGCCGCGGACCCCGCCGTCACCTTGGACCGGCTGCGGATCCAGTCGCCTGAACAGCATGCCCTGGTGCTGGCGCACAGCACCGCCCACACCTCCGCGGACAGCTACGGGGACGGGACTGGTCAAACGGTCGTGGATGCCTTCCTGGCCACCGCCGCCAGGACCCCCTCCGCGCCCGCCGTGGTTGACGCAGGCGGTCCGGCCGCATGCCTCACTTTCGGCCGGCTGCGGCAGCGTGTGGAGTCTGTGGCCAGGGGCCTGGTGGCGCTGGGGGTCCAGCCCGGCGACAGGGTAGCCGTGGCCCTTCCCCGCACGGCCGATGTGGCCACGGCCGCACTGGCCGTCCTTGCTGCGGGAGGGGTCTACATTCCGGTGGACCTCACCTATCCCGCGGAACGGATCGCCATGATCCTCGACGACGGCGGCCCCGCCCTGGTGCTCGCGGCACCCGAGGGCCCGGGCCAGGCGGGCCCCGTACCGGCCGCCCGGACAGTCACCCTGGAGATGCTGATCGCCGCGGGGACCGGCATCGCTCATGCAGACCTGGCCGGGCGACGGCCCGCTCCGGACGACCTCGCGTACGTCCTCTTCACCTCAGGATCGACCGGCCGGCCGAAGGGTGTTGCCGTATCCCACGGCGCACTGGCAAACCTTTACTCCCACCATCTCCGGACGCTCTATACCCCGCGGTTCGAGGCAGCCCGGGGCGCCACGGTGTCCGTGGCCCACATCGCCGGACTTGGATTCGATGCGGCCTGGGACCCCATGCTGTGGCTGGTGGCTGGTGCCGAACTCCACATTGTGGCCGACGACGTGCGCACCAACGCCCAGGCGCTGGCCTCCTACTGCCGTGCCCACGCCATCGGAGTCCTGGAAACCACCCCCACCTACGCTGGCCAGCTCCTGCAGTTCGGCCTCGGTGCGCAGCCTGCTTCTCCAGCCGCAGATACCGGGCAGCCACTGCCGCTGCTGTTGCTGCTGGGCGGCGAAGCCGTGCCGGCCGGGCTGTGGGCAACCCTGTCCGGCATGCCCGGCGTGGACGCCTGGAACTTCTACGGGCCCACCGAATTCACCGTGGATTCCTCCACCGCGCGGATCCAGGGTTCCCGGCCCACCATCGGCACGGGAATCGCCAACACCGGCACCCTGGTCCTGGACCAGCACCTGGCCCTTGTACCCCTGGGTATCCCGGGAGAGCTGTACCTGGCCGGACCCGGAATGGCCCGGGGCTACCACCAGCGCCCCGGCGAAACAGCGTCCCGGTTCGTGGCCAACCCCTACGCCAAGGACGGCAGCCGCATGTACCGCACCGGCGACCTGGTGCGGCGAACCGGCGACGGCACGCTCGAGTTCGTTGCCCGCAACGACGAACAGGTGAAGGTCCGCGGATTCCGGGTGGAACCGGGTGAGATCGAGGCTGCGCTTGCGGCCCACGATCAGGTGGACCGGGCCGTGGTCCTTCCCGACGGCGAACCGGCCCAACGGCTGATCGCCTACTACACCGGAACGGCTGCACCGGAGGACATCCGGACCCACGCGGCGGAACGGTTGCCCGACTACATGGTCCCGGCCATCCTCATGCCCATCCCGGACATTCCGCTGACACCGCACGGCAAGCTGGACCGGAAAGCCCTGCCCGCCCCCGCCGTGTCAACAGCCCGGGTGGGGGCAGCACCCCATACTCCCGACGAGCACGCCATGGCCGCCGCTTTTGCCGCCGTCCTGGCCGTGGACAACGTCTCCATGGGCGACGACTTCTTCGCCCTGGGCGGGCATTCACTGCTCGCCATCGATCTAATGGCCCGGATACGGATTGCCTTCGGCCGGGAACTTCCCCTGCGCACCCTGTTCGACGCCCCCACCCCCGCCGGGCTGCTGGCCGCGCTGCGGCCCGGAACGGCGGACACCGGGACGGGCACCATCGAGGCGGGAAACGCTGACGCGCCCGGCATAGCCGCGAACACTGCTACCGCCGGCGCCGAAGTCATGCCGCTCGGCGAATGGCTGGACACCGCCGGAGCCACCCGGCCGGAGCACCTGGAACTGTCCCACGCGCAGGCACGCATGTGGTTCCTGAACCAGCTTGATCCAGGCGCTGCCGACTACAACATCTCCCTGGCAGTGCGGCTGACCGGCGCCCTCGACGAACAGGCCCTGGCCTCCGCCGTGAAGGCACTGTTCCACCGGCATGAGGTCCTCCGGACGGTCTACCCGGAGACCGGCGGCGTCCCCGGCCAGCACATCCTCGCCACCGGCAACGCTTCCTGGATGAACCTTGCCCTCAGCACCGCCACATCCGAGGACAACCTCCGCGAGGAACTGCAGGCGCAGGCAAGCCGCGGCTTCGATGTCCGCACCGAGGTGCCGCTGCGGGCCGGACTCATCCGGATCCATGCCGAGGCCGGAGAATCAGCACAGGAAGCAGAACCACAATGGGTGCTGCACCTGGTGATCCATCACATCGCCGGTGACGGCGCCTCCCTGGCGCCGCTGGCACGGGACCTATCCGCTGCGTACTCAGCCGCGCTCGCAAGCGCAGACGGAGAACCTGCCACGCAGGCCCTTGCTCCCCTGCCCCTGCAGTACGCCGACTTCAGCGCCTGGCAGCGGCAGCAACTGGCCGGTCCTGCCCTGGCGGAAAAGGTTGGCCACTGGCGGCACGCCCTCGCCGGGCTCCCGCCCGAGTTGATGCTGCCCGCTGATCACCAGCGGCCCCGCACCGCACGCCAACCGGGGGGACAGGTGGGCTTCCGCGTGTCCCCTGAAAGTGTGGCGGCGCTCTCAACCCTCGCGTCGTCGTCGAACGCCAGCCTGTTCATGGCACTGCACGCCGGCCTTGCCGGCTACCTGCTCCGGACCGGCGCCGGTGAGGACCTGGTGATCGGATCGCCCACAGCGGGCCGCGCCGATCCGCTGCTCGCCCCGATGGTGGGCTTCTTCGTGAACACCCTGCCGCTGCGCGTCAACGCCGCCGGCGATCCTGGCCTGCGCACCCTGCTGGACCGGTCCAGGGCCAGCATCCTGGATGCCTTCGACCATGACGATGTGCCTTTCGAACGCCTCGTGGAAGCAGTGGCACCGGAGCGCGAACTGGGCCGGCATCCCCTGTTCCAGACCATGCTCACGGTGGACAGTGACGTGCCGGCGGTCCCCCAGCTTCCCGGCGTCACCGTGGTTCCCGAGCCGGAGGCTGGTACTGGAGAAGCCAAGTTCGATCTGTCCTTCACGCTTCGGCCGGACGCCGAAGGGGGCCTTGCCGGAACGCTGGATTACAACTCCGCCATGTTCGAATCAGCCACCGCCCAGCGCCTGGCGGCCGGTTTCACCCGGTTGCTGGACCTGGCCGCTTCCGCTCCGGACGTGCCCTTGTCGGCGCTGCCGCTGCTGGAAGAGCACGAGGCCCGTGACCTGGTTGCGGCGACGTCGGGCTCCCACGCCGGAACTGCAGCCCTGGGTGCCGGGCCGGCACCCGGACAAGCCCCGGGGCATGCGGACCAGGACATCCCGGCGGCGTTCGCTGCGGCAGTCCGTGCCACGCCTGACGCCGTGGCCCTTGTGTCCGACGCCGGTTCGCTCAGTTTCGCCGACCTTGAGGCGTCTGCCGAACGTGTCGCCGCCGGGCTCACCGCAGCCGGCGCGGGCGGCGGCCTGGTGTCCGTCATGCTGCCCAGGTCCGCCGGCACGGTCGAGGGCCTCCTCGGCGTATTGCTGGCGGGCAGCGCCTACAATCCCATCGATACCGCGTATCCGGACAACCGCGTGGCCGCTATCCTCGAAGATGCCGCTCCCGAGGCAGTGCTCACCAGCTCCGCCGTGGCGCCCAGGCTCTCCGGCATCCTGGCGGGGCTGGATCTTGAACCCCGCCTGCTCCTGATCGAAGACCTGGCCCACAGCACTGCGCAGGTGCCAATGCCAAACCGCGCCAGGGACCCGCGTGAGCTTGCGTCGGTGATGTTCACCTCGGGCTCCACCGGCCGGCCGAAGGGCGTGGAGGTCAGCCACGGTGCCCTGGCAGCGCTGCTGGCCTCCCACCGGGAGACGCTGCTTGCCGGCATCAGCAGGCGGAAGGTGGCCCACACAACGGGCGTCGGCTTCGATGCATCGTGGGATCCCATCCTCTGGCTGGCGGCCGGGCATGAACTGCACCTGCTCTCCGACGACCTCCGCCGGGACCCATCGGCCCTCGCCGGGTACTTCGTCCGCCAAGGCATCAGTGCCTGGGAGACAACTCCGGGTTACCTGCACCAACTCCTGGCCGAACCCGGGTTCGCCGCCCACCTGGCCAACCACCCGCGCGGTCGGGAAGCCTTCAGCCTGGCCTTGGGCGGTGAAGCGTTCGACGCCGGCCTGTGGACGTCCGTGGCGGCGCTTGCCGGCGTCCGGGCCTGGAACCTCTACGGCCCCACCGAAGCCACGGTGGACACCGTGGTGGCTTCGGTGGCCGACAGTGATGCCCCCGTGTTGGGCCGGCCCACGGCCCGTACCCGGCTCTACGTCCTGGATGACCGGTTGCAGCACGCCCTGCCCGGCGCAGCCGGTGAACTGTATATCGCAGGGGCGCAGTTGGCGCGGGGCTACCGCGGACGTCCCGACCTTACCGCTGAACGGTTCGTGCCGGATCCTTTCCACGGCGGCGGCGAACGGATGTACCGGACCGGTGACGTGGTGTACCGCCACCCGGACGGGCGGCTTGTCTTCGCCGGCCGCAACGACGGGCAGCTGAAGATCCGTGGTTTCCGGGTGGAACCTGGCGAAGTGGAGTCGGTCCTGAGGGCTGCCCCGGGCGTCCGGGCCGCAGTGGTCCGGGCAGTCGGTGAAGGCAGCGCAGCGCGGCTGGCGGGTTACGTCGTCGCGTCAGGTGACGCCGCGGAAGACCTGCCCGACGCCGTGCGCCGCCATGCGCAGGCGGCACTGCCGGACTATATGGTTCCCTCAGTGGTCATGGTGATCCCGGAGGTGCCGCTGACGCCCCACGGCAAGGTGGATGCCAACGCGCTCCCCGACGCCTCCACCGCGGGACGCTCCGGGGGCCGTGCGCCCCGGTCCCCGCAGGAGAAGACGGTGGCCGGCATCTTCGCCGAGGTGCTCACCCTTGACCGGGTTGGCGTGGACGAATCGTTCTTCGAACTGGGCGGCCACTCATTCCTGGCGCAGCCGCTGGTCGCCAAGGTCAACGCTGCCCTGGGCACGGACCTGCAGGTCCAGTCGCTCTTCCGGGCACCCACCGTGGAAGGGCTGCTGCTGGAAGCAGCCAACGGCTCGCGCGCCAGCGTCGCGGACAGCCTGCGGCAGGTGCTTCCCCTACGGACAGCCGGGTCCAAAGCGCCGCTGTTTGCCGTGCACCCGGCGTCGGGCATCGGCTGGGGATTTGCTTCCATGCTGGGGCAACTGGACCCCGAGCGCCCCCTGATCGGGCTGCAGATGCCGGGCATGGAACCGGGGCGGACTTCTCAGGTGGAGGCGGCAACCCTGACGGAACTGGCCGATGACTACATTGCCCGGATCCGCAGCGTCCAGCCCGAAGGGCCGTACCATCTGCTGGGTTGGTCATTTGGCGGCTATCTGGCCCACCGGCTGGCCACCAGGCTGCAGGAACGCGGCCACGAGGTGGCTTTCCTGGCCATCCTGGACGCCTTCCCGGACAACCAGGAAGGAAACACCGCGCCCGGCGAAGACCAGGCGCTGTGGGCGAGCTACCTGGAAGCGCAGGGCTACGACCTCACCGGGGAAGACCTGGCAGGCGTGGACGTGCACCGCGCCCAGGAGATCCTGCGCGCCAACCACAACCCGGTAGGAACGGTCCCCACAGATTCGGTGGAGGCCATGGCCCGGAACTTCCCGATCCTGGCACGCCTGATCAGGGACGAACGGCCCCAACTCTTCACCGGTGACCTGCTGTTCTTCCGCGCCACGGAGCAGGTCCCGCCGGGTACTCCGGGCAGCGCTTCCTGGTCCCCGTTCGTCACCGGGGCCATCACCGATGTTCCTGTTGGCGAGCGGCACTCCCAGCTGCTCAGTGACCGGGCTCTCAGGACAATCATGCCTGCCTTGGCCATCCGCCTGGGCGGCGGAACCGAATAA